Proteins encoded by one window of Mariniplasma anaerobium:
- a CDS encoding response regulator, translating to MSDNYRMILVDDEDDVRGRILSKINPQSGFEVVGKAGNGYDALELIEKYKPHVVLTDIKMPFINGIELARIIRRDYPTTKVAFISGYDEFDYAYKAIELKVVSYLMKPVTSEDIDVFLENLKISLDQEFDFLSKSQLIHQKYNESIPMLINSYLSSYRYKGALNKNDISHLEQYGINLDRGNYLVGMIGFDINADINTSEETKVFIGSLVEKVFKNFTYNHHFLIPEGVVFLLEDSSIKNESDIDSELYEIIKYAEEYRQTTLDIGISKIIHEFYLYPNAYRESEKALRHSKYFNMGQIVYYNDIEEKEYKHILIDESALTEFEYVLKYGEKEEIQENISKILDLSSQKKKQYILDPQLIIIKLANSLINFAASINVDVSDVIKGNIIEEMLKINDVKELQAYIYNAILNMRKKNIKSQVDKTEKIVEEVYNYIEKNYTDSNISLETITNELNISVSYLSMLLKKQKGVTFNKELIKYRMEKAKELLRFSNEKIVNIAKMVGYNEVYYFSHSFKKYEGISPKEFRTNA from the coding sequence ATGAGTGATAATTATCGAATGATATTAGTTGATGATGAAGATGATGTTCGTGGGAGAATTTTATCGAAAATAAATCCTCAAAGTGGTTTTGAAGTAGTTGGTAAAGCAGGCAATGGATATGATGCTTTAGAACTTATTGAAAAATATAAACCACATGTTGTTTTGACTGATATCAAAATGCCGTTTATTAATGGTATTGAGTTAGCGCGTATTATAAGACGTGATTATCCAACCACAAAAGTAGCATTTATTTCTGGATACGATGAATTTGATTATGCATATAAAGCGATTGAATTAAAAGTCGTTAGTTATTTAATGAAGCCAGTAACTAGTGAAGATATTGACGTTTTTTTAGAGAACTTAAAAATTTCTTTAGATCAAGAATTCGATTTTTTATCAAAATCACAATTAATCCATCAAAAGTATAATGAATCTATTCCTATGCTTATTAATTCATATTTAAGTAGTTATCGATATAAAGGCGCATTAAATAAAAATGATATTTCTCATTTAGAACAATATGGTATCAATTTAGATCGAGGCAATTATTTAGTTGGAATGATTGGTTTTGATATTAATGCTGATATTAATACATCAGAAGAAACAAAAGTCTTCATAGGTAGCTTAGTTGAAAAAGTATTTAAAAACTTTACATATAATCATCACTTTTTGATTCCAGAAGGTGTCGTTTTTCTCTTAGAAGATTCAAGCATTAAGAATGAATCAGATATTGATTCAGAGTTATATGAAATCATTAAATATGCAGAAGAATATCGCCAGACAACTTTAGATATCGGTATATCTAAAATTATTCATGAGTTTTATTTATATCCAAATGCATATCGTGAAAGCGAAAAAGCATTAAGACATTCTAAATACTTTAATATGGGACAAATCGTATATTATAATGATATTGAAGAAAAAGAATACAAACATATTTTAATTGATGAATCAGCATTAACTGAATTTGAATATGTTTTAAAATACGGTGAAAAGGAAGAGATTCAAGAGAATATATCCAAAATTTTAGATCTTTCATCACAAAAGAAGAAACAATATATTTTAGATCCCCAATTGATTATTATTAAGCTAGCAAATAGTTTAATTAACTTTGCTGCTTCAATTAACGTTGATGTCTCTGATGTTATCAAAGGAAATATCATTGAAGAAATGCTCAAAATAAATGATGTTAAAGAACTACAAGCATATATTTATAATGCGATTTTAAATATGAGAAAAAAGAATATTAAATCACAAGTAGATAAAACAGAAAAGATTGTAGAAGAAGTTTATAATTATATTGAAAAAAATTATACAGATTCAAATATTTCTTTAGAAACGATAACAAATGAATTAAATATAAGTGTATCTTATTTAAGTATGTTATTGAAAAAACAAAAAGGTGTGACATTTAATAAGGAATTAATTAAATATCGTATGGAAAAAGCAAAAGAGTTATTAAGATTTTCAAATGAGAAAATCGTCAATATTGCAAAAATGGTTGGTTATAATGAAGTCTATTATTTCAGTCATAGTTTTAAAAAATATGAGGGTATAAGCCCGAAAGAGTTTAGAACTAATGCGTAA
- a CDS encoding cobalamin B12-binding domain-containing protein (Presence of a B(12) (cobalamin)-binding domain implies dependence on cobalamin itself, in one of its several forms, or in some unusual lineages, dependence on a cobalamin-like analog.): MYSSIFEERMEGTHAMVAVCVGNELHEIGMRMVADFFEMDGWDTFFIGSNLPVSEIIKELKLNSVDLLAISLTTAMQLDDVQQII; this comes from the coding sequence ATGTATTCAAGCATTTTTGAAGAAAGAATGGAAGGGACACATGCGATGGTTGCTGTATGTGTTGGAAACGAACTCCATGAGATTGGGATGAGAATGGTTGCAGATTTTTTTGAAATGGATGGATGGGATACATTTTTCATTGGATCTAATCTTCCTGTTTCTGAAATCATTAAAGAGCTAAAACTTAATTCTGTTGATTTACTAGCTATATCTTTAACAACGGCAATGCAGTTAGATGATGTCCAACAAATCATTTGA
- a CDS encoding DUF1294 domain-containing protein, with the protein MELFIGYLVLINLLAFIFFGIDKRKAIRQKWRIKESVLLTFSIIGGGIGSFLGMKTFHHKTQKKKFIILVPVFTILFGVAIYFLNVYIKIF; encoded by the coding sequence ATGGAATTATTTATTGGCTATTTAGTTTTAATCAATTTATTAGCATTCATTTTCTTTGGGATTGATAAAAGAAAAGCGATTAGACAAAAGTGGAGAATTAAAGAAAGTGTTTTATTAACTTTTTCTATAATTGGCGGAGGAATAGGTTCATTTCTAGGGATGAAAACATTTCATCACAAAACACAGAAAAAGAAGTTTATCATCTTAGTTCCAGTATTTACAATATTGTTTGGTGTTGCTATTTATTTTCTCAATGTGTACATTAAAATATTTTAA
- a CDS encoding HD-GYP domain-containing protein produces MTNIHMRDIEKEKYKDYAFKKDLKYIRPVLLLGTLLYALFTIIDFNFYPQYVPYFLKIRFILVVPLVLMGFFYSFHKSFRYIYQYVLMALTYLAGLGIILMIITIKEPNYYYGGLFLVFALNFFLLRLRTIYSSITAGLLLFSFLMLTILFSDINIGVIIENLIFYSSFCFIGVVGSRYFEQYRLNHFYQESLIMGEKIVLEKQIYKQYEDTKNYHTATIITLAKLAESRDLLTGNHINRVSKLSYLLAKKLPNSIYENNNLVKKEFLDTIMLSSSLHDIGKIAISDMILNKPGQLTKEEFEVIKTHTTKGYEMLKEIEKDYKDNMFITLGLQISKSHHERWDGRGYPEGLKGNEIPLAARIVAVVDVYDALISERPYKPAFSKEKSLEIIAQGIGKHFDPIISKIFIKLKSN; encoded by the coding sequence ATGACTAATATACATATGAGAGATATAGAAAAAGAAAAGTATAAAGACTATGCGTTTAAAAAAGATCTTAAATATATAAGACCTGTTTTACTACTTGGTACACTTTTATACGCTCTATTTACAATCATTGATTTTAATTTTTACCCTCAATACGTTCCATATTTTTTAAAAATTAGATTTATTTTAGTAGTCCCTTTAGTCTTAATGGGCTTTTTTTACTCATTTCATAAAAGTTTTAGATACATATATCAGTATGTTTTAATGGCTTTAACTTATCTTGCTGGACTTGGGATAATTCTTATGATTATTACAATTAAGGAACCAAATTATTATTATGGTGGATTGTTTCTTGTTTTTGCTTTGAATTTCTTTTTATTAAGATTAAGAACAATATATTCTTCAATTACTGCTGGACTCCTTCTTTTTTCCTTTTTAATGCTTACTATTTTATTTAGCGATATTAACATTGGAGTAATTATAGAAAACTTAATATTTTATTCTTCTTTTTGTTTTATTGGAGTTGTTGGATCGCGATATTTTGAGCAATATAGATTAAATCATTTTTATCAAGAATCATTAATTATGGGTGAAAAAATAGTCTTAGAAAAACAAATATATAAACAATATGAAGATACAAAAAATTATCACACTGCGACAATCATCACGCTAGCAAAGCTTGCTGAGTCAAGAGATTTATTAACGGGAAATCATATCAACAGAGTAAGTAAACTCTCTTATTTATTAGCTAAAAAACTTCCTAACTCAATTTATGAAAACAATAACTTAGTAAAAAAAGAATTTTTAGATACGATTATGTTGTCTAGTTCTTTACATGATATCGGGAAAATTGCAATTTCTGATATGATATTAAATAAACCGGGTCAGTTAACGAAAGAAGAATTTGAAGTGATAAAGACACATACAACTAAAGGCTATGAGATGTTAAAAGAAATAGAAAAAGATTATAAGGATAATATGTTTATTACTTTAGGTTTACAAATTTCGAAATCTCATCATGAAAGATGGGATGGAAGGGGATATCCAGAAGGATTAAAAGGAAATGAAATACCGCTTGCTGCACGTATTGTTGCAGTTGTGGATGTATATGATGCACTCATTAGTGAAAGACCATATAAGCCAGCATTTTCAAAAGAAAAAAGCTTAGAGATTATAGCACAAGGTATAGGCAAACATTTTGATCCTATTATTTCTAAAATATTCATTAAATTAAAGTCTAATTAA
- a CDS encoding cytochrome b5 domain-containing protein, translated as MKKTSFILLLIILSIALLACSNDENYLDDGGSNNNQDELLYLTIEQVAEFNGLNGNLAYVVVQGVIYDVTDEWVNGEHNGVLAGSDATDAIMGAPHGESVLADLEIVGNIVLSEDLTVYYTLDELLAYDGKNGNKAYIAVDGIIYDVTDEWGSSTHNGAVAGTDVTTVFAVSPHALSLLDELEIIGELME; from the coding sequence ATGAAAAAAACAAGCTTTATCCTCTTATTGATCATTTTATCTATCGCACTGTTAGCATGCTCTAATGATGAAAATTATTTAGATGATGGAGGATCAAACAATAATCAAGATGAGTTATTATATCTAACTATTGAGCAAGTAGCTGAATTTAATGGATTAAATGGAAACTTAGCATACGTTGTCGTACAAGGTGTTATCTATGATGTTACTGATGAGTGGGTAAACGGAGAACATAATGGAGTTCTAGCCGGTAGTGATGCGACTGATGCAATCATGGGTGCACCTCATGGCGAATCTGTCTTAGCTGATTTAGAAATTGTAGGCAATATCGTTCTTTCTGAAGATTTAACAGTTTATTATACACTTGATGAACTTTTAGCTTATGATGGTAAAAATGGTAATAAAGCATATATTGCAGTAGATGGAATCATTTATGATGTGACAGATGAATGGGGAAGTAGTACACATAATGGAGCAGTTGCAGGTACTGATGTAACAACTGTATTTGCAGTCTCACCACATGCATTAAGTCTTTTGGATGAATTAGAAATCATTGGAGAATTAATGGAATAG
- a CDS encoding immunoglobulin-like domain-containing protein has product MRNHKFIKLMFVFILILLLSSCEYFPTVPPTDSTDPTDQTDPTDPIDITDTTSPMITLTGDSTITLNVNQSYEELGATCIDDTDSTCQIVIDDSNIDTSILGTYMVYYDATDANGNIANRVSRTVIIQDVIAPIITLHGEDTIFLDISDTYIDLGVTCSDNYDLVCDVTIDDSAVDMTTIGTYIVYYHAVDSSSNEMNIERTVIVEDHSDRILIIPTNDIIYHMLNEAWTYPAFYVPSIGDYTALRYDEVDPTTEGIYEMVYDISDELDNTYSLVYYVYVVSQMPLEKDVVVLENFYFTYPSIFLQLVVYDTNNDLILDDQEISNIISLDLSHLNIQDIDFIQQFTSLVSLDLSYNDIYDLDFMDSLDQLEDLNVDTNHIDYTDISVLTNNNVLKSLNLSNNIVQDLSFLDGLTHLENLNLNNNIIYDLSTIGSLPSLLLLDVSDNPTDDFDVILNFTNLESLNIDQTEIIDITGIQDLDALEYLTLNPNIEDYFDIDYLFNLSELNIPNFDTDLEYSYFFDYLESFGITVNVNSLTAFDTINPNIFLYDTSININSGETFDFDTLDYYIYDADDLYIYEGLVPDTSTSTLSIGNHIIMLSYTDLDGNTSSVEFSINVIDTYDLGNIVVFIRFADETTYVAPNTYTYYYDLFNGQTNSLKDYYLEVSNETYEIDTVFPSTDIVFYTDTYDRGYYQPYDRSKNRIGYSTDSQKHDREYALLSNSIYWLEASGLIDESVVLDYNNDGKVDVVTFLVSGQVDDWADLIWPHQYAFYDSYDGYGDFSNDAPSINGSYVFGYTFQLIGDSLEESEYFNLGVFCHEMFHVINATDLYHYYSDDDFSSVGNWGIMDATSATPSHMLLYMKEYYGGWEQDDFNVSTDGTYTLNVSTSLTDNLIIIDLGYSNEYLYIEYRTQTGEYEVNLPNEGVIIYRVDKDYEGDGNVEGYYSIDDIGLDEVFVFRPLTYDLSLYTNNDIYYIVDDGDVDQGMLQLGSNDEAGPGTNIPLFYSDGTKINISINLISEDSDFVELSIDFLD; this is encoded by the coding sequence ATGAGGAATCATAAATTTATAAAATTAATGTTTGTATTTATACTTATTTTGTTATTAAGTAGTTGTGAATATTTTCCTACAGTTCCTCCTACTGATTCAACTGATCCAACTGATCAAACTGATCCAACTGATCCGATTGATATTACCGATACAACTTCTCCTATGATTACATTAACAGGAGATTCTACTATAACACTTAATGTAAATCAGAGTTATGAAGAACTTGGGGCAACTTGTATCGATGATACGGATTCTACTTGCCAAATCGTCATTGATGATTCTAATATAGATACTTCTATTTTAGGCACCTATATGGTTTATTATGATGCGACTGATGCAAATGGAAATATTGCTAATAGAGTATCTAGAACTGTTATCATCCAAGATGTAATTGCACCTATCATAACTTTACATGGTGAAGATACAATATTTTTAGATATAAGTGATACCTACATTGATTTAGGTGTAACATGCAGTGATAATTATGATTTAGTTTGTGATGTCACAATCGATGATAGTGCTGTCGATATGACAACTATAGGTACATATATTGTTTACTATCATGCAGTTGATTCTAGTTCTAATGAAATGAATATAGAAAGAACTGTAATTGTTGAAGATCATAGTGATCGCATATTAATCATCCCAACCAATGATATCATCTATCATATGCTTAATGAAGCATGGACTTATCCAGCTTTTTATGTTCCTAGTATAGGTGATTATACTGCCCTAAGATATGATGAAGTAGACCCAACAACAGAAGGCATTTACGAAATGGTCTATGATATATCTGATGAGTTAGATAACACGTATAGTTTAGTTTACTATGTGTATGTAGTCTCCCAAATGCCTTTAGAAAAAGATGTTGTTGTTCTAGAAAATTTCTACTTTACCTATCCATCAATTTTCTTACAATTAGTTGTTTATGATACTAATAATGATTTAATACTAGATGATCAAGAAATTTCTAATATAATCTCACTAGATTTAAGTCATCTTAACATTCAAGATATTGATTTTATTCAACAGTTTACTTCACTTGTCTCTCTAGATTTAAGTTATAACGATATCTATGATTTAGATTTTATGGATTCATTAGATCAACTCGAAGATCTCAACGTTGACACAAATCATATAGATTATACCGATATAAGTGTACTAACAAATAATAACGTATTAAAATCTTTGAATTTATCAAACAATATTGTTCAAGATCTTTCATTTCTAGATGGTTTGACACATCTAGAAAATCTAAATTTAAATAATAACATCATCTATGATTTATCTACTATTGGATCTCTACCATCTTTATTACTACTTGATGTCAGTGATAATCCAACTGATGATTTTGATGTTATTCTTAATTTTACAAACTTAGAATCCTTAAATATTGATCAAACAGAGATTATTGATATCACTGGTATTCAAGATCTAGATGCTTTAGAATATTTAACTTTAAATCCAAATATCGAAGATTATTTTGATATAGATTATTTGTTTAATCTATCTGAATTAAACATTCCTAATTTTGATACTGATTTAGAATACTCGTATTTCTTTGATTATCTAGAATCATTTGGTATCACTGTAAATGTAAATTCTTTAACTGCTTTTGATACCATAAATCCAAATATCTTTCTTTATGATACATCTATAAACATTAATAGTGGAGAAACATTTGATTTTGATACTCTTGATTATTACATTTATGATGCAGATGATTTATATATCTATGAAGGTTTAGTTCCTGACACATCTACATCTACACTATCTATAGGAAATCATATCATTATGTTAAGTTATACTGATTTAGATGGAAACACTTCTTCTGTTGAATTCAGCATTAATGTTATAGATACTTATGATTTAGGTAATATCGTTGTGTTTATTAGATTTGCGGATGAAACCACTTATGTGGCACCAAACACTTATACTTATTATTACGATTTATTTAACGGACAAACAAACTCATTAAAAGATTACTACTTAGAAGTATCTAATGAAACATATGAAATCGATACAGTATTTCCTTCAACTGACATTGTTTTTTATACCGACACATATGATAGAGGCTATTATCAACCGTATGATCGTTCAAAAAATAGAATCGGATATAGCACTGATAGCCAGAAACATGATAGGGAATATGCATTATTATCTAACTCAATTTATTGGTTAGAGGCTTCTGGATTAATAGATGAATCAGTTGTACTTGATTATAATAACGATGGTAAAGTTGATGTTGTTACTTTCTTAGTTTCTGGACAAGTGGATGATTGGGCTGATTTAATTTGGCCTCACCAATACGCTTTTTATGACAGTTATGATGGTTATGGAGATTTCAGTAATGATGCTCCTTCAATCAATGGATCATACGTATTTGGATATACCTTCCAACTTATTGGAGATAGTTTAGAGGAAAGTGAGTACTTTAATCTAGGTGTATTTTGTCATGAAATGTTCCATGTGATTAACGCAACGGATCTTTATCATTACTACTCAGATGATGATTTCAGTTCTGTTGGTAATTGGGGTATCATGGATGCCACATCAGCCACTCCTTCTCATATGTTACTTTATATGAAAGAATACTATGGCGGTTGGGAACAAGATGACTTTAATGTATCAACAGATGGCACATACACACTTAATGTTTCTACTTCTTTAACAGATAACTTAATCATCATTGATTTAGGATATTCAAATGAATATTTATACATAGAATATCGAACACAAACAGGTGAGTATGAAGTTAATCTACCTAATGAAGGTGTCATCATATACCGAGTTGATAAAGATTATGAAGGCGATGGTAATGTTGAAGGATATTATAGCATAGATGATATTGGTTTAGACGAAGTGTTTGTCTTTAGACCACTCACATATGATTTATCGCTATATACTAATAATGACATCTACTATATCGTTGATGATGGAGATGTGGATCAAGGTATGCTTCAACTAGGATCTAATGATGAAGCAGGGCCAGGTACAAATATTCCACTATTCTATAGTGATGGAACAAAAATTAATATTAGTATTAATCTTATATCAGAAGATTCTGATTTTGTAGAACTCTCAATAGATTTCTTAGATTGA
- the kamE gene encoding lysine 5,6-aminomutase subunit beta: MSNHKEMIRPYGDTLNDGKIQLSFSLPIPCNALGEEAAKAFANKMGIHNAAVVHSAPLRKNFSFYIVYGTAEHQIDLNDLHVVEVKSNVMSKEEVEIFIKDNFSEPLVFIGASTGTDAHTVGIDAIMNMKGYNGNYGLERYKGIKAINLGGSVDNETLLEKAIEHKADVILISQTVTQKDVHIQNLTSFIELLEAENVRDQFIVIIGGARINHGLAKELGYDAGFGSKKYAYDVASFAVLALKDKHIKK, encoded by the coding sequence ATGTCAAATCATAAAGAAATGATTCGTCCCTACGGTGATACATTAAATGATGGAAAAATCCAATTAAGTTTTTCACTTCCTATACCTTGTAACGCACTAGGTGAAGAAGCTGCTAAAGCATTTGCAAATAAGATGGGTATTCATAATGCTGCAGTGGTGCATAGTGCACCACTTAGAAAAAACTTTAGTTTTTATATTGTCTATGGTACAGCAGAACATCAAATAGATTTAAATGATCTTCATGTTGTAGAAGTCAAATCAAATGTTATGAGTAAAGAAGAAGTTGAAATATTTATTAAAGATAATTTTAGTGAGCCACTTGTCTTTATAGGTGCGTCAACAGGAACTGATGCACATACTGTAGGTATTGATGCGATTATGAACATGAAGGGATATAATGGAAATTATGGTCTTGAAAGATATAAAGGCATTAAGGCTATTAATTTAGGTGGATCCGTGGATAATGAAACACTTTTAGAAAAAGCAATAGAACATAAAGCAGATGTTATTTTAATCAGTCAGACTGTTACACAAAAAGATGTTCATATTCAAAACTTAACAAGTTTCATTGAATTGCTTGAAGCTGAAAATGTAAGAGATCAATTTATTGTTATTATTGGGGGAGCTAGAATTAATCATGGGCTAGCTAAGGAATTAGGATATGATGCTGGTTTTGGTTCAAAAAAATATGCATACGATGTTGCTAGTTTTGCAGTTCTTGCTTTAAAAGATAAACATATAAAAAAATAA
- the kamD gene encoding lysine 5,6-aminomutase subunit alpha: MSKLNLDLKTIETCRLHASHIATQVQNFIDINSTVSVERAVLRLLGVDDVNELGIPLVNIVVDHIKEEADISLGICHYISYAKHEYGLSPLEIAKRVSHKKLNLSKYTNKSKSAYLSNLTQYYKPEIKKIDEMKSFRESQIKLTPKTDTPEKYVIVATGNIYEDIKQAVSAAKKGAQIIAVIRSTGQSLLDYVPHGATTEGFGGTYATQENFKLMRKALDEVSLEEKRYIKLVNYASGLCMPEIAALGAIERLDMMLNDSLYGIIFRDINMQRTFVDQYFSRVLSAYANITINTGEDNYLTTSDAYDHAHTVLASQFINEQFAKKALMDESLMGLGHAYEISPDIENSFLYELAQAEMAREIFPNAPLKYMPPTKHMTGDIFMGSVQNALFNIAAVTSKQSIHLLGMMTEAIHTPFISDRAIALDNASYIEKAFKDFGNEITYNPDGIIVKRANDVLNSTQTLLQQIEDDGMFQTLEKGVFAGISRHKLGGKGLDGVFEKHKNYQNPILDYFIKSLKEANHVKS; encoded by the coding sequence ATGTCTAAATTAAATCTAGATTTAAAAACAATAGAAACATGTAGATTGCATGCTAGTCATATAGCAACTCAAGTTCAAAACTTTATAGACATCAATTCAACTGTCTCAGTTGAAAGAGCTGTTTTGCGTTTACTTGGAGTTGATGATGTTAATGAGTTAGGTATTCCTTTAGTCAATATAGTGGTTGATCATATTAAAGAAGAAGCTGATATATCATTAGGGATTTGTCATTATATATCATATGCAAAACATGAATATGGATTGTCTCCTTTGGAGATAGCTAAAAGAGTATCTCATAAGAAATTGAATTTATCAAAATATACAAATAAGTCTAAAAGCGCTTATTTAAGCAATTTAACACAATATTATAAACCAGAAATAAAAAAAATTGATGAGATGAAATCTTTTAGAGAATCACAAATTAAACTGACACCAAAAACTGATACACCTGAAAAATATGTAATTGTTGCTACAGGTAATATTTATGAAGATATTAAGCAAGCAGTATCTGCTGCTAAAAAGGGTGCACAAATTATTGCAGTAATCAGAAGTACCGGACAATCTTTATTAGACTATGTTCCTCATGGAGCAACTACTGAAGGTTTTGGTGGAACTTATGCAACTCAAGAAAATTTTAAATTGATGAGAAAAGCATTAGATGAAGTGTCATTAGAAGAAAAAAGATATATCAAACTTGTTAATTATGCATCTGGTTTATGTATGCCAGAAATTGCAGCTTTAGGTGCAATCGAACGTCTTGATATGATGCTTAATGATTCACTTTACGGCATCATCTTTAGAGATATTAATATGCAAAGAACATTTGTTGATCAATATTTTTCTAGAGTTTTAAGTGCTTATGCAAACATAACAATTAATACGGGTGAAGATAATTACTTAACAACATCAGATGCTTATGATCATGCACATACCGTACTAGCTTCACAGTTTATTAATGAGCAATTTGCTAAAAAAGCTTTAATGGATGAATCACTTATGGGTCTTGGTCATGCATATGAGATTAGTCCAGATATAGAAAATAGTTTCTTATATGAATTAGCTCAAGCTGAAATGGCAAGAGAAATATTTCCCAATGCCCCATTAAAATATATGCCACCAACAAAGCATATGACTGGCGATATCTTTATGGGATCCGTACAAAATGCATTATTTAATATTGCTGCAGTTACTTCTAAGCAATCTATACATTTATTAGGTATGATGACAGAAGCCATTCATACACCATTCATATCAGATAGAGCAATTGCTTTAGACAATGCATCATATATTGAAAAAGCATTTAAAGATTTTGGAAATGAAATCACTTATAATCCAGATGGTATTATAGTTAAAAGAGCCAATGATGTTTTAAATAGCACACAAACATTATTACAACAAATAGAAGATGATGGTATGTTTCAAACATTAGAAAAAGGTGTTTTTGCAGGCATATCTCGCCATAAATTAGGCGGTAAAGGATTAGATGGTGTATTTGAAAAGCATAAAAACTATCAAAACCCTATTCTAGATTATTTTATTAAATCTTTGAAGGAGGCTAATCATGTCAAATCATAA
- the kamB gene encoding lysine 5,6-aminomutase reactivase subunit KamB has translation MKRIIDKVDILGIIGLSKNSGKTTTLNAILKLYQDIKIGLTSIGLDGEDLDQVNFLPKPKISVSKGMVVATASSCLETIKASYKILEHTKMPSALGNILIVEIITDGYMVIAGPTTNKELNQVIRLMKKYVDKIFIDGAFNRRTFANIEVIDGIILAAGAAEGPDMAQTIKKTKMIVDFFNLKKSYQFKKIPSASLIVQSKFGLYNFNNKKIETLKKILKTTNTEIDWVYIKGAITSKYIDLFTQKMMMGFSLICDDPTKLLISQHEFLNMTKLKIDISTIHTCPLLCVTINPFSPSGNHYDEKEFMNEMRKAIELPVYNVMKMEEEYV, from the coding sequence GTGAAAAGAATTATTGATAAAGTGGATATTTTAGGGATTATAGGATTATCTAAAAATAGCGGTAAGACTACAACTCTAAATGCTATCCTTAAACTTTATCAAGATATTAAAATAGGATTAACATCCATAGGCCTTGATGGAGAAGACTTAGACCAAGTCAATTTTTTACCAAAGCCTAAGATATCTGTAAGCAAGGGTATGGTTGTTGCAACTGCATCTAGTTGCTTAGAAACTATAAAAGCATCTTATAAAATTTTAGAGCATACGAAAATGCCATCAGCACTTGGGAATATTTTAATTGTTGAGATTATAACTGATGGGTATATGGTAATTGCTGGACCAACGACTAATAAAGAACTCAATCAAGTTATTCGATTGATGAAAAAATATGTTGATAAGATATTTATTGATGGTGCGTTTAACCGTAGAACATTTGCGAATATTGAAGTGATTGATGGGATTATATTAGCTGCTGGAGCTGCTGAAGGTCCAGACATGGCTCAAACGATTAAAAAAACTAAGATGATTGTTGATTTTTTTAATCTAAAAAAATCTTACCAGTTTAAAAAAATACCTAGTGCTTCATTAATTGTTCAAAGCAAGTTTGGATTATACAATTTTAACAATAAAAAAATAGAAACTTTAAAAAAGATTTTAAAAACAACTAACACTGAAATTGATTGGGTATATATCAAAGGTGCGATCACATCTAAATATATTGATCTTTTTACACAAAAAATGATGATGGGGTTTTCATTGATTTGTGATGACCCAACAAAACTTTTAATTTCACAACACGAATTTTTAAACATGACTAAATTAAAGATTGATATATCTACAATTCATACATGCCCACTTTTATGTGTAACAATCAATCCATTTAGTCCAAGTGGAAATCACTATGATGAAAAAGAGTTTATGAATGAAATGAGAAAAGCAATTGAATTACCAGTCTATAATGTCATGAAGATGGAGGAAGAATATGTCTAA